The genomic stretch GGCCTCTTGCGTTTTCCAGGGAGCCGGCCTCTACTTCAGCTTCTGCCAGCATCAGCAATACATCCGAAAAGCGCATGAGGGTATAGTTATTGGCGGATACCAGCGGCCCCCAGAAGGCTTTATCTACCAGGGTAGCCTGCTGGCGCTGGTAGTATACACTTTTCTTGGGCGCATAGGGGCCGCCTTCTTTATTACGGACCCAGCTCTGGCCGGGATGCGGTCCCCAGTCCAGGTAGGCAACACCCCTGCGACCAACGGTCCAGTCGAGCCGCGGATCCAGTGTACCCCCATACAGGGTGAAGGCATCACTGGAGGTGAGCGCCAGGTCGTTGGACACTTCCGTATTGTTGTAATTATCGGGGTCCGGCAGACCGGTAGTAGCATTGGTGGTAAAAGAGTTCACCAGGTCCTGCGAAGGCTGGAAAAAACCACAGCAGCCGGAGACACCGCCATTGGGATAATTGAGGGCTTCCCCTACACTGCCATTATTGGCGCTTGATCCGTCGTTCACGGAAAACTGTACAGCAAAAACAGACTCCTGGCTGTTCTTGAAATCTGCATTGAAATTATCCTGGAAACGTGGCAGCAGATCATAACGCGTGCCATGAGGGGTTGTTCCCTGGTTAACCACTTCATTGAGTACCGTGAGCGCTTCGGGGAACTTATGTTCAAAAAGCAGGGTCTTGCCCAGCATAGCGCCGGCGGCCCATTTGTTGGCACGCCCGATCTCCGTCTGCAAGGCAGGCAGGTTTTCATAAGCGTAGCGGAAATCTGCTTCAATATCCGGCAGGATATCCTTGTCATTAGGAATATTCACTTTGGGATTGGGCAGCACAAAATCAGTCATCTCCTCATTCAGGTAGGGCACATTGCCCCAGAGCTTACGGGCTTCCAGGTGGTAGTGACCGCGCAGGAACCGGGCTTCTCCCGATATGCGTTTTATATCAGCATCGGTGACATCTTCTGCCTCCTGAAGCAGTTTGAGCACAATATTGGAGCGGGTAACCCCTTCATACACCACTTTCCACTTCACATTGAAATAGTCATTGGTGGGAATGGCATTGTACAGTTCAATAGGGGTGATAGAGGGCTGATCGGTAGGGTCGCTACCCTTGTGTGCATCACCGCCGGTAATACTGCCGTATACCCAGTTAGAGGCGGCCGTTTTATAGGCATCGCCAATAAAAGGAACGTTCTGAAAGCCATCCAGCAGGGAGTAGGCGCCTACCAGCAGGGCTTCGATCCCTTTTTTAGTAGCCAGGATCTCCTGGTTCAGAGAGCCGGGCGCACTCCTGTCCAGGAAGGATTTGCTGCAGGAATGCCCTATCAGGAGGGTTACCAGTAACAGTAAGCCGCCTTTTATAATTGGTTTATGTGGTTGCATAATGCTGCATTTGTACGTTAAAAATTAAGTGTAAGGCCCAGGACAAAATTCTTCACGGTAGGATAGATACCGGCGTCCACGCCAAAGGACTGGTCGGGCCCGATGATCTCGGGATCCAGGCCGGTATAATCCGTAATGGTGAATAGATTGGTGGCCTGGACGTAGAAACGCAGGTTATCAATTTTGAACCTGTCCAGGATCTTTTTGGGGATGCTGTAGCCCAGCGCCAGGTTCTTCATGCGCACATAGGAAGCATTCTCCAGGTAATAGGAATTGACCTGTGCCGTGCTGCTGAAGCTGGCTGCATCTTCTGCAATGGGTACATTGGTATTGGTCCTGTCCGGCAGCCAGGACTTATACAGCGCGTCCTTGCTTTTGCCGCCGGGGAAAGAGGGATAGAAATCGGTCCACCATTTTACATAATTGATAGCCTCTCTTCCAAAAGCGCCATACAGGAAGACGGCGAGATCAAAATTCTTATAGCTGGCATTGAGGTTGAAACCCAGGGTGAAGTCCGGATGCGGATTACCGAAGATCACGCGATCGTCCTCATTGATACGGCCATCGCCATCTGCATCCAGGTATTTGAACCTGCCGGGCGCGGCGCCGTTCTGGGTAGGCGATTTGTTCACATCATCATCACTCTGGAACAGGCCGATCACTTTATACCCGAAGAAAGCGGATACCGGCTGACCTACCATATTACGAACAAATCGGCCCCCGATGCGGTTGGCCTCATCCACTACGTCCACGTCAAAGAACCTGACGGTTTCCGTGAGTTTGGTGATCTCATTCTTATAGGTGGTAAAGGTCAGCGTACCATCCAGTTTAACGCCGTCCTTACCGCCAATGTCCACCCGCTGGAAGATACTCAGGTCAACACCCACATTCTTCATAGCGGCAATATTGAAGAAAGGCGGGTTGTTGGCGGCGGAGGTCCCGGAATTACCCAGTTGCTCAGCCTGGTATAACAGGTCGGTGGTCTTTTTATGGTATACGTCCAGGATCACTTCCGTATTGCCTCCAAACAGGGTAGCGTCAATACCGATATTGGCAGTCGTGTTCTTTTCCCATTTACCGGCCAGGTTACCGATGAACGACAGGTAAAAGCCCTGCATAGAGCTGGTGCTGGTACCTCCCAGGTCATAGTAGGAGCTCTGGTTATTAGGCGAGAACTGGGTGAACTGGTTGGTCTCGGCAATCATCTGGTTACCCATGATGCCATAGCTGCCCCGCAGTTTCAGGTCGGTGATCCAGCTGACGGACCGCATGAAATTTTCTTCGGAGATGCGCCAGCCGAGAGAGCCCGCGGGATAGTTGCCATAGCGGACACCGGGGCCAAAGCGGGAGGAGCCGTCCCGGCGGATGGTGAAGCTGGCCAGGTAGCGGTCGTTATAGGTATAGTCCACTTTTCCGAACAGGGAAAACAGGGCTGATTCCGGGAAGGGCGCCCCATTGGCTGTCTGCGTGCCGGAGCCGGCAGAAACAGTGCGGAAGCCGAGGGCATCCGTGAAATAGCCCTGGCGCCTGGATTCTGTACTGCGACCTTTGTTCTCCACCGCTTCAATACCCACTACCGCCTGCACATCATGCAGGTTATTGAACACCTGTTTATAGGACAGGGTATTGGTCCAGGTCCAGAAAGAGGCTTTGGCATTTGTTTCGGTGAAAGCGTCCAGCACATCATTTTCCTTATTCTCGTAGGTGGGCCAGGAATTGAAGTAGCCGTTGCTGTAATTAAAATAGCCGCCGAAGCTGGTGCGTGCAGTAAGGTGTTTGAACAGGTCCAGCTCGGCATAGATATTACCGAATATGGTATAGTTATGGCTGCGGTCTGATTTAGCCCGGGCCCGCCTGGCCACAGGATTATCAGAGTTACCCAGTCCATCACCACGGGAGCCGGCAAAATTGCCCATGATATCATATACAGGTATAATGGGCTGGCTCCTGTAAGAGAAGGCGATATCACTACCTTCTTCATTGTTCAGCACCTGGTTGCTTTCTGACATGATCAGGGCCAGGTTCTCCCCTATCCGCAGGGCATTTTTGATATTGAACTCTGTATTGAGCCGGACCGCGTAGCGTTTGAAGAAGTTGTTCATCACAATACCGTCCTGGTCAAAATAGTGGAAGGCCAGCAGGTAGCGGTTCTTGTTGTTGGCGCCGGAGACAGTGATATTGTGCAGCATCATGGGCGCGTTACGGGTCAGTTCATCATACCAGTCGGTCCCCTGTTTGTTGGCGCGGACAATCAGGTAAGCATTGGGAATATCGTCCATGTTCAAACGATATTTGCCGGGGTCCACATCTGGATCGCCTTCCATCCTGCCGGCCGGCAGGATATAATCGGGGATGCGGGGCGTAGCGCCCGATCCGTACTGGGAGGAAGGCGGTGTTTTCCCGGCATTTTTGGCGGCCAGCCAGGTCAGCTCTGCGTACTCCTGGGTATTGAGCAGATCAAAACCTTTACCGGGACGCTGGTTGCCGAAATAGGTTTCATAGGCCACTTTGGGCGGCCCTTCTTTCCCTTTTTTTGTGGTGACAATGATCACGCCGTTATTGGCGCGTGATCCATAGATAGAAGCCGAAGCTGCGTCCTTGAGTACCTGCATGGACTCAATATCATTGTAGCTGAGAAAGCCCAGCCCGTTGGCGGGAACGCCGTCAATGATATACAGCGGGATGTTGTAGGTGAAAGAGCCGAAGCCGCGGATACGGACAGAGGCGCCGTCGCCGGGCTGGTTGGAAGTCACCACCGTGACCCCTGCTGCACGGCCCTGCAGCTGTGTTTCTGCGTTGGCGGCAGGCGTAGCTTTGAGATCGGCCACTTTCACTACGGTGACCGATCCGGTGATGTCTTTTTTAGCCTGGGAAGAATAACCGGTGACCACTACATCTGTGAGCGTGGTGGTCTTTTCCAGCAGTTCAATGTCAACCGTCTGCCGGTTATTGACCGGCACTTCCATGGTTTCAAATCCAACAAAGGAGATAACGAGAACAGCTTGTCCGGAGGGTACATTGATCGTGTAGACACCCACGTTATTGGTCTGGGTAGCTACATTAGACCCTTTTACGGATACTGTAGCGCCGAAGACAGGTTGTTTGTCGGCGCTGCCTGTCACCTTTCCGGTAACAGCAGACTGGGATAAGGCAATTGTGGCAAACAAAAGCAATACACACGTCAGCCACAACCTTGCAGTTAGCTTTGAGGGCATAATAATTGAGTTTAATGGTTGTGATAATTGAGCCAACTAAATTTAGATAAATTTTTACAGGCCTGTGACGCAGCACTGGATTAATTTTCAGAAACTAACGGTAGTGTGAGTAACCGATAATGAAGTAGCTAAAATATTATGCGGATCGGTTAAAAAAATATCATTACATTAAAACAAACGGTAATCAATAACAGCACCCGGGGATAGGATCTTCTTTATTATTTTTGCAGCAGTTTCGGAATGCGTGCCTGACGCCACATAAAAACCCTTAACCTGTTCTATATGTTAGAGACTATCCTGATCTCCTGCGCAGGCATTGGCTGCCTGGTCAGTGACAATTCCTATGTACCCACTCCTGTTATCCGCTTTGTAACAGACAGGCAGGAATGGATCACAGGAGAAGCCAGCATTAGTTTTAGCTCCTCTCGATCCAAAGTCGGTGATAAGGTCCAGGTTGTCTATTCAAAGGACAATCCGCAGAAATTCATGATAAAATCCAGGCTCACTACTACATGGCCTGCTATCCTGCTGGTGGCAGGTATTGCATTTTGGGGGTATGCGGTGATCAGCCTCTTTATATGAGCTGACAGCAGCAGCCAAAAAGCACCTGCCGGTAAAAGCCTGGGAAAATCACTGCCTGCTGCTTTTGCACAGTACCCGGCCGGCTTCCGCCATTTTGACCTTTCCCCCGGCAATGGCAAAATAATTGCCTCCTGTAGCAGTGCTGTTGAAATCATGTATTTTTACAGCTTCGGCGATCCCGAAGACGGATTTGACGGGTCGCCACCCGGGATCCGGCCATTTTTTCAGTAAACCAATGGAGTAAAACAGGAAAGTTATGACAGAAAAAGAGCCTATCCAGCAACCCGAAGGAACTGATGCCGGTTTTGATATCAATACTGATGAGAATATCAGTGGCACCAGCCATCTCAATGAGCCCGTTGCTGGTGAAGACGAGACGGAAAAGCTGAAAGCAGAAATACAGGAGCTGAAAGACAAATACTTACGCCAGGCAGCCGAATTTGACAATTTCCGCAGGAGGACTGCCAAGGAAAGGATGGAGCTGATCCAGACCGCAGGCAAGGACGTGATCAGCTCCCTGCTGGACGTGATGGACGACTGTGACCGCGCTGAAAAACAATTGCAGGCCGCCGGTGACAATGCCGCCGCACAGGAAGGCATCCAGCTGGTGTTCAATAAATTGAGGAGTACCCTGCAGGCCAGAGGCCTGAAAGCCATGTCCGCCATCGGCGCCGAATTCAACCCGGACCTCCACGAAGCCATCACCGAGATCCCCGCCCCCGCACCAGACATGCAGGGCAAAGTGGTGGATGAAGTGGTGAAAGGATATACCCTGAATGACAAGATCATCCGCTTCGCCAAAGTGGTGGTTGGCAAATAATCCCTGCACGAACACATTATGAAAAGAGACTATTACGAAATATTAGGGGTGGCCAAAGGCGCATCGGCCGACGAGATCAAGAAGGCCTATCGCAAAGTGGCCATGCAGTACCACCCCGACCGTAACCCTGGCGACAAAGCCGCAGAAGAAAAGTTCAAGGAGGCCGCTGAAGCCTACGAGGTACTCAGCGATGCCGACAAACGCGCCCAGTATGACCGCTTCGGCCATGCCGGTATGAGCGGCGCCGGCCGCGGCCAGGCAGGCGGCCCCAATATGGAAGATATCTTCAGCCAGTTTGGCGATATTTTCGGCGAAGATATGTTCGGCAGCTTCTTTGGCGGTGGCGGTGGCGGCGGCAGAAGCCGCGGCGGCCAGCGCACCCGTGGTGTTCGCGGCAGCAACCTCCGTATCAAGCTCAAGCTCACTTACGAAGAGATCGCCAAAGGCGTCAACAAACAGATCAAGGTAAAGAAATATGTGCCCTGCGGCACCTGCAGTGGCTCCGGCGCCAAAGACAAGAACAGTGTGCAGACCTGCGGTACCTGCGGCGGCAGCGGCCAGGTACGGAAAGTGACCAACACTTTCCTGGGACAGATGCAGACCGTCACCACCTGCCCCACCTGTAATGGCGAAGGCTCCGTGGTGACCGCCAAATGCGGCCATTGTAAAGGTGAAGGCCGCGTGTATGGGGAAGAGACCGTCAGCCTGGATATCCCCGCAGGCGTACAGGACGGCATGCAGCTCAGCGTAGGCGGCAAAGGCAATGCCGGCGAACGCGGCGGCCCTCCAGGCGACCTCATCATCCTGATCGAAGAAGAAGCACATAAGGAACTGCACCGCGACGGGCTCAATGTAGCCTACGACCTGCACCTCTCCTTCCCTGACGCCGCTTTCGGTACTTCCGTAGAAGTGCCTACTATTGACGGCAGGGCCAAGATCAAGATCCCGCCCGGAACGCAGAGCGGTAAGATCTTCCGCCTCAAAGGCAAAGGCTTCCCAGCTGTGCAGTCCTACGAGAAAGGCGATCAGCTGATCCACGTCAATGTGTGGACGCCCCAGCAGCTAAGCGCCGAAGAAAAAGCCATGCTGGAGAAAATGAACAACTCGCCCAATTTCAAACCGCAGCCGGACAAATCAGACAAAAGCTTCTTTGAGAAAGTAAGAGAAATGTTCTCGTAACGTATAATAGAAAAAGCCCCCGGTTGGGGGCTTTTTCTATTATACAAATGCGTTATTGCTCCCGCGCCTTATGCCGCTTGCGGCCCATTTTGGCATAGATCTTTTTGGCCTTGCTGATCATCCCGATATATTCTTTCTGGATGGCGTCATTCGGATTGCAGGCATCTGAAGCCACCAGGATGGCCTCATTCCAGGCATTGCTTTTTACATAAGGCGAATACTTCAGCAGGGAAGCAAACATCACCACCGAAGAAGCAAAGCGGTAACAGGAAGGCAATTGCTTAAAGGCAGTAAAAGCAGCAGGCACAGTATATTCAGAAGAGCGGTGCAGGCTATCGCCCGGCCGCCGGTAATGAATGGTCACTTCAGCCAGTTCATCGGGAACAGCATTCAGCGCCCCGCCCGGCGTCAATTCAAATAATACCAGCAGGGAATGTCCCGGTCCCACTTCCCCACCCTCCACTTCTTTCAGGGAATCCGCCAAGGCTTTCAGTTTATTATCAAACCCGATCAGCCGGTACTCCTTCACCAGGTCCTCATTGAAACGGATATTCAGGAAGGCGTCATCGGCTACGGTGAAAAGGGTCTGCGTTAATTCTTTGACCAGCACTTTTTCCCCCTCCGACTCACTGTCCAGGTAAGCAAAATTACCATTGCCTTTCTTGGCCAGCACCTCCAGTTTGGAATCCTTGTAATTACCCATACCCACGCCCAGGCAGGTCAGGTAGATGCCGGATTCCTGGTGCTGGGTGATGAGTTTTTCCAACTCCTGCTCACCGGATTGCCCTACGTTGAAATCCCCGTCGGTAGCCAGGATCACCCGGTTATTACCGCCTTTGATGAACTGGCTTTTGGCTACGCGATAAGCCGTCAGGATACCAGACTCTCCGGGTGTGGCGCCACCCGGATACAGCTCTTCAATAGAGCGGCGGATCTTATCCTTCTCGCCACCGGATGTGGGCGGCAGCCATAAGCCTACCGTACTGCCGTATACCACAATGGACACAGTATCTGCAGGGCGCAGGTTATCTACCAGTAATTTAAAGGACGACTTAAGCAGCGGCAAACGGTTGGGCATATCCATAGAGCCCGAAATATCCACCAGGAACACGAGGTTGGATGGAGGAATATTGGCGGTATCAATACGCCGTGCGCAGACGTTCAGGTACAGTAAGCGGTTATTGGGATTCCAGGGGCAGTCCGACAGGTAAGAACGGAAACCAAAGATGCTGTCGGCGGCAGCCGGCGGTGAATAATCAAAATTGAAATAGTTCAGCAGCTCCTCTGTGCGTACCGCATCGGGCGGTACCGTAGTGTTCATGTTGAGGAAGCGGCGGATATTGCTGTAGGCAGCTTTATCGGTATGGATGGCGAAGCCGGTCTCGGGATATTTTTTAGCCGGTATGAACTCGTTCTCCATCAGGCTGCTGTAGGTTTCGCCACCGGCCGCCATCTTCCTGCGGTCGTCCGGTTGCAGGTCCCGGGTCAGGGATA from Candidatus Pseudobacter hemicellulosilyticus encodes the following:
- a CDS encoding RagB/SusD family nutrient uptake outer membrane protein; protein product: MQPHKPIIKGGLLLLVTLLIGHSCSKSFLDRSAPGSLNQEILATKKGIEALLVGAYSLLDGFQNVPFIGDAYKTAASNWVYGSITGGDAHKGSDPTDQPSITPIELYNAIPTNDYFNVKWKVVYEGVTRSNIVLKLLQEAEDVTDADIKRISGEARFLRGHYHLEARKLWGNVPYLNEEMTDFVLPNPKVNIPNDKDILPDIEADFRYAYENLPALQTEIGRANKWAAGAMLGKTLLFEHKFPEALTVLNEVVNQGTTPHGTRYDLLPRFQDNFNADFKNSQESVFAVQFSVNDGSSANNGSVGEALNYPNGGVSGCCGFFQPSQDLVNSFTTNATTGLPDPDNYNNTEVSNDLALTSSDAFTLYGGTLDPRLDWTVGRRGVAYLDWGPHPGQSWVRNKEGGPYAPKKSVYYQRQQATLVDKAFWGPLVSANNYTLMRFSDVLLMLAEAEVEAGSLENARGLVNRVRNRIKNPQSWVSNSLNAAYSRGTVSSQAAMLALSADAVKPGEWVLRSDENATYVLLKGVPGTLSNWNRYEVPNYFIDEYKTVWADQATARKLVHFERKLELAMEGHRFFDLVRWGEAAATLNKYIAYEKKWIPYFANASFTAGKSEVFPIPQSQIDLSNKVLIQNPQY
- a CDS encoding TonB-dependent receptor, coding for MFATIALSQSAVTGKVTGSADKQPVFGATVSVKGSNVATQTNNVGVYTINVPSGQAVLVISFVGFETMEVPVNNRQTVDIELLEKTTTLTDVVVTGYSSQAKKDITGSVTVVKVADLKATPAANAETQLQGRAAGVTVVTSNQPGDGASVRIRGFGSFTYNIPLYIIDGVPANGLGFLSYNDIESMQVLKDAASASIYGSRANNGVIIVTTKKGKEGPPKVAYETYFGNQRPGKGFDLLNTQEYAELTWLAAKNAGKTPPSSQYGSGATPRIPDYILPAGRMEGDPDVDPGKYRLNMDDIPNAYLIVRANKQGTDWYDELTRNAPMMLHNITVSGANNKNRYLLAFHYFDQDGIVMNNFFKRYAVRLNTEFNIKNALRIGENLALIMSESNQVLNNEEGSDIAFSYRSQPIIPVYDIMGNFAGSRGDGLGNSDNPVARRARAKSDRSHNYTIFGNIYAELDLFKHLTARTSFGGYFNYSNGYFNSWPTYENKENDVLDAFTETNAKASFWTWTNTLSYKQVFNNLHDVQAVVGIEAVENKGRSTESRRQGYFTDALGFRTVSAGSGTQTANGAPFPESALFSLFGKVDYTYNDRYLASFTIRRDGSSRFGPGVRYGNYPAGSLGWRISEENFMRSVSWITDLKLRGSYGIMGNQMIAETNQFTQFSPNNQSSYYDLGGTSTSSMQGFYLSFIGNLAGKWEKNTTANIGIDATLFGGNTEVILDVYHKKTTDLLYQAEQLGNSGTSAANNPPFFNIAAMKNVGVDLSIFQRVDIGGKDGVKLDGTLTFTTYKNEITKLTETVRFFDVDVVDEANRIGGRFVRNMVGQPVSAFFGYKVIGLFQSDDDVNKSPTQNGAAPGRFKYLDADGDGRINEDDRVIFGNPHPDFTLGFNLNASYKNFDLAVFLYGAFGREAINYVKWWTDFYPSFPGGKSKDALYKSWLPDRTNTNVPIAEDAASFSSTAQVNSYYLENASYVRMKNLALGYSIPKKILDRFKIDNLRFYVQATNLFTITDYTGLDPEIIGPDQSFGVDAGIYPTVKNFVLGLTLNF
- a CDS encoding nucleotide exchange factor GrpE, with protein sequence MTEKEPIQQPEGTDAGFDINTDENISGTSHLNEPVAGEDETEKLKAEIQELKDKYLRQAAEFDNFRRRTAKERMELIQTAGKDVISSLLDVMDDCDRAEKQLQAAGDNAAAQEGIQLVFNKLRSTLQARGLKAMSAIGAEFNPDLHEAITEIPAPAPDMQGKVVDEVVKGYTLNDKIIRFAKVVVGK
- the dnaJ gene encoding molecular chaperone DnaJ; this translates as MKRDYYEILGVAKGASADEIKKAYRKVAMQYHPDRNPGDKAAEEKFKEAAEAYEVLSDADKRAQYDRFGHAGMSGAGRGQAGGPNMEDIFSQFGDIFGEDMFGSFFGGGGGGGRSRGGQRTRGVRGSNLRIKLKLTYEEIAKGVNKQIKVKKYVPCGTCSGSGAKDKNSVQTCGTCGGSGQVRKVTNTFLGQMQTVTTCPTCNGEGSVVTAKCGHCKGEGRVYGEETVSLDIPAGVQDGMQLSVGGKGNAGERGGPPGDLIILIEEEAHKELHRDGLNVAYDLHLSFPDAAFGTSVEVPTIDGRAKIKIPPGTQSGKIFRLKGKGFPAVQSYEKGDQLIHVNVWTPQQLSAEEKAMLEKMNNSPNFKPQPDKSDKSFFEKVREMFS
- a CDS encoding von Willebrand factor type A domain-containing protein — protein: MRLAVAIFIYLTCSFSAKAQQYYLRGEIVDEKRNPLQNVKLKLHATGFPYSSGVNGSFGILSTKIGDSITITLDGYQAQTVFVESGRYLSIVLKMLHASANLQKNRLVSLTRDLQPDDRRKMAAGGETYSSLMENEFIPAKKYPETGFAIHTDKAAYSNIRRFLNMNTTVPPDAVRTEELLNYFNFDYSPPAAADSIFGFRSYLSDCPWNPNNRLLYLNVCARRIDTANIPPSNLVFLVDISGSMDMPNRLPLLKSSFKLLVDNLRPADTVSIVVYGSTVGLWLPPTSGGEKDKIRRSIEELYPGGATPGESGILTAYRVAKSQFIKGGNNRVILATDGDFNVGQSGEQELEKLITQHQESGIYLTCLGVGMGNYKDSKLEVLAKKGNGNFAYLDSESEGEKVLVKELTQTLFTVADDAFLNIRFNEDLVKEYRLIGFDNKLKALADSLKEVEGGEVGPGHSLLVLFELTPGGALNAVPDELAEVTIHYRRPGDSLHRSSEYTVPAAFTAFKQLPSCYRFASSVVMFASLLKYSPYVKSNAWNEAILVASDACNPNDAIQKEYIGMISKAKKIYAKMGRKRHKAREQ